Genomic segment of Prochlorothrix hollandica PCC 9006 = CALU 1027:
TCTTAAATCTAAAACAACTACATTTTGATGCACCTGAGCACATCGTCGAATTTGTTCTTTAAATAAAGTTTCCTGTTCAAAATACAAATCAACCCGCTCCTTGACATCAGCCAAGCTAAGAATTTGATCAATACTATGGGTCTTGCAGAAATCAATAAGCTGCATCATCAAGTTATAATTAGATACTCGAAAATCCTTGAAACGGCCCAAACCTGTCCGAGCGTCCATCAAAAAGTTCAATAGCACCCACCCCGAAGGATTTAAAATTTCCCCCAAGGAGAACTGAGCAGAGTCTGACTTATCAACTGCTTCTAACATGTCCGAATTAATATCCGGAAACTGTTCAGCCCCCCCCAAATAATCATAAACAACACGGGTAGCAGAGGGAGCATTAGGATCAATAATATGATTATCAAGGGAACGCTGATTACGAATGGTTTCACTTAAATGGTGATCAAATGCCATAGCAACCCCAGGTACATAGGGTAAATTCGTGGTTATGTCCAGATTAGTAATATTAATCTTACCGTCCTGCAT
This window contains:
- a CDS encoding DHH family phosphoesterase, encoding MLEEGKIYRLVTRSDFDGLVCAILLKDKNLINEIVFVHPKDMQDGKINITNLDITTNLPYVPGVAMAFDHHLSETIRNQRSLDNHIIDPNAPSATRVVYDYLGGAEQFPDINSDMLEAVDKSDSAQFSLGEILNPSGWVLLNFLMDARTGLGRFKDFRVSNYNLMMQLIDFCKTHSIDQILSLADVKERVDLYFEQETLFKEQIRRCAQVHQNVVVLDLRNEETIYAGNRFLVYALFPDCNISVHILWGLKQQNTVFAVGKSIIDRTSQTNIGELMLEYGGGGHENAGTCQVDHDQSDRVLQELVACMVADG